CTTAACTGCACAATAATTACACATATGacacaaaaggaaataatataaTCTGgtatacagaaaaatagaaatctgcCTGCAAGTACTATATCAAATATAATTCCCTCATGTATCACAGAAAGACAATGGCACATCATTAATCTGCGTTTATAGATCATCCACCCTGCATCGGCCCATGCTTGAGCAGCTCCACACAAAAGCTGGACACGGGGCCGTCCCGTTCCCTGAGCGTGGCAGGCTGCCAGCATGGCGGTGATTTCAGGTCTGGGAGTGCGAGGTATTTTGGAGAGCGCCAGAGAAACCCTTTCCTTCtgaagcagagggagagaggcGGTGGGGGCCTCTCCTCGATGAAGGAGAGGCGCTGAGCACCAGCCGATGGCCACTACAGGATTTGGGCACggggaggctgggagctgaTCCAGGAGCTCCTCAGCTCCAGGACAAGGAGTGCCTACCGCCAGCCTCCCAGGTCTCCCCAGGGAACCCCAAACGGCACCGTGACCTGTCTGGAGCTGAGGGGGACGAGGAAACACATGGGCTCCCCAAAACACTCGAGCCCCAGCGATCCTGAGCTTTATCTGCACTGAAGGAGAGGGATGTGAGTGATGGATCCAGGGATGTCAGAGGGGGCTTTGGCCACCCACCACACTGCCGACAAGGGCCAGTGCATGTCCAAGAAATGGCAAGAGCTGCCTTCACTGTGTGGCTGCGGGCCAGCAGGAGGGCCAGGGCAGCCTAGTCGTCATCCTCCCCGCCGCCGTAGAGCTCCGCCAGCTTCTTGAAGCGGTTGCCCCATTCGTTGAGGTAGTCGTAGTCCTGGTCCTGGTCAGAGTCGGAGGAGTTGAGGGAGCTGAGCGAGACGGCCTCCGAACCGCTGCCTTCGTAGTCGAACACCAGCAGGGAGTCGTAGGGGGGGGCCGTGGGGTCTGTGTCAGCCGCCTTCAGGTtctggggaggcagaggaggagctcAGTGCCCAGCCTCTGGCCAGGGGCTCCGCTGTCCCCTGCCAGCGGGCACTGTGTTTGCCCCAGCCACAATCCCGCAGGATGGGAATGCGTGCGGCCCAGCGGTGCCAGCACAGACGGAGGGAGCCGTGGCAACGTGCATCGCACCCCTGCCCCAGGGCAATGCATGGGGCTGGGCTCACCTCATCGATGAAGTTTCCGATCTCATCGGGGTtggcgggccggggccggtaCTGGGGGGCTGCCATCAGCGGGGGGGCCACATCGTTGCGGATCACCTCGGGGCGGGCATCCAGGCCGCGGTGCAGCTGGCTCAGGTCATAGTCCTGTGTGGGGTTGGAGACAGAGGGCATGAAGAGACAGCAAGACTATACTCAAGGGATGGCCTCAGACAGTGCTGGAAGGACCAGGGGCCTGCAGGGGACTGGATAACCCCCAAGGGAGGATGTGGGGACGAGCAGGTCCATGGGAACCTTGCGCACCCCAACTGTCCACTGTGGCTATGGCAGTGCCCTGGGGAGCCATGCTACCACCCACTGTGGGGAACCCCATGGGCAGGACTGTGGCCCAGCACCCCTGTCCCACCTGGTCCTCCTCGCCGCCACCCTCCTCGTCGTAGTGGTAGACATTGTCCCGCATGTCGTCCTCGGGCGGCAGCAGTGGCTCCTTcaccaccttcctcctcctcacaaagagcagcagcagcagcagcaggactgcgAGCAGAGGGCATGGCGTCAGCACCACTGGGTGAAAGCggccccatccctgtccccaccacACAGTACTCACTCAGCAGCGCCAGGATGCCCCCCAGGATGCCCAGAATTGCAGGAACACCCAGGCCGCTGGCGATGAATGCTCTCCGCTCACAGTTTTTGGCTGCCCCTTCACACTCGCACACCTGGGCTTTGACTTGTGTCACCTGCGCCTTGCCCTGGCTGTCCGTCAGCCTCAGGAAGATGCTGTACTCCCCCGGCTCCAGCTCCTTATGCAGTTTCAGGACCAGCGAGTCTTGTGCGGGAGAGAGAGGGCTTGGGGTCAAGGTGGGTCCCAGCTCCCACATTTGGGGACACCCTCAGCACCCGCAGGGCTTTGCCACGTGGCAGTACCCCATCACGGGGACCGGTAGGAGCTCCAGTGCCAGTGGCATTCAGGGTGGCTCAGAGAGATCCGGCTAGGATGTGGCCCTTGCTCAGTGTCCCCCCACTGCCTGCGCCACAGGCGGGTGGCTGGGACGGACCCCACGGCACCTACCTTGGCCGGACACCTTGACGGTCCAGTTGGTGCTGGAGCCGTGCTCCAGCGCTGCCTCGAAGGGGTACGTGTTTGGGGGCAGGTCCTTGTCGACGATGGTCAGCGTCTGCTCCTCAGGCTGCCGGCTGCAGATGTCGAAGATCCGGGGCTCCGGCGTGGGCCCGTTGTCGTTCACATCCtggaggtgcagcagcagcgtCCCCGTGCCAGTTGCGTCCGGCacccctgcagagctggctgttAGCGAGGTGCCTGGAAcccgtccccgtgccctgcGCGGCCAccccgcggccccgcagcccccggctcccTGCAGCGCGGCGCGTCCTCACCGTTGTCCACGGCCAGGACGATGGCCTTGTAGGTGCTGTTGATGGCGTGCACCGACTCCCGGTCCAGCGGCTGGACGGCCGTGACGATGCCGTTCTCGGGGTGGATGGCCAGCCACCCCGCGGGGTCGCTGCCCATGCGGTACCTGGGCAAGCGAGGGTCAGCAGGGGGGCTCCATGCCCACCCTGGCCCGTGCGGCCAGGTGGGAAGGGGCACGCAGCCCTCGCGCCCCCACCGCCACTCCCACTCACGTGATTTTGTTCCTCTGATCCTTGTCGGGGTCCTGGGCTGTGTAGGATGTGACCTCGTGCCCCACCGGCAGGTCCTCCGACACCTCCACCCTCTTGACAGGGGGCACGAAGACGGGGGGCTCGTTCACATCCCTGACGAGCACCAGGACGCTGGCCGAGGAGAGCCCGAGGGACACGGAGAGGGGGACTTTGTTCTCCACAGTCACCACGAGGTCGTAGCGGCTCCTGGTCTCGTAGTCCAGGCCCTGGAGGTCGGCAGAGAAGAGCTGGGCTGGAACCAGCGCCGGCGGGGACGCGGCCtgcacggggcagccccgcagcgccACGACCCACCTTGGCGGTTCTCAGGATGCCGTCGTTGGTGTTGGGGTCGGTGGCGATGCTGAAGGCGCCGTCCTGGTCTCCACTCTTGATGCGGTAGACGGCTTGCCAGGCCGGGGAGCCCGGCATGTCCTGGTCCGTCACGTGCAGCCtggccacctccagccccacctCGTTCTCATCCACCGTCCCCTCGTACTGTGAGAGGGGGCACAGGGGCGGTCACCTCACGTGGGGGCCGGGGGAGTGGGGAAGCGACTTGCGGGAGCCGGCTCGGGTGGGGGAGACGGTACCATGTTGGGGTCGAAGACGGGAATGTTGTCGTTGGCATCCGTGACCTCGATGACGGCCGTGGCGGTGGTGGACAGCCCCTTGCCCTCCTGGTCCGTGGCCTGGACGATCAGCGTGTAGTTGGGGGTGGTCTGCAAGCAGAGAGCACCGCGGTCAGAGGCGCCCCGCTCCCCACAGCCGGTCCCTCCGTGGGGCGCGGGTGCCGGGACGCGGCGCCCTCCAGGCGCCCACCTCCCGGTCCAGCCCCGTGCCGAGGACGCTGATGACGCCCTTCTGGGGGTCGATGGTGAACATCTGGTGGTGCGGGCGCGGCGGCTCCTGGCTGACGATGGAGTAGCTGATGATGCCGTTGTCCACATTCACTGCGTCGTCCGCGTCCGTGGCGTTCACGGTCATCACGGAGGTGCCTGGCGCGGGGACGAGCCGGGGAAATGTCACTCACGGGACGAGCCCCGCGGGTGCTGCCGTCAGCCTGGcgcagctccggcccagggctCTGcggcccccctgccccagccccacgcaccCGGCTTCGCGTTCTCCTCGATGTAGCCGACGAAGACCTGCTTGGTGAAGACGGGCTTGTTGTCGTTCTGGTCTGTCACCGTGATGATGATCTCCATCGGGTCCTCCACGGGCTGCCCGTTGGCCGACACTGCATGGGAGAAGAGCTGCGAGGGCACCGTCAGTGGCACGGCCCCCTTGGGACCCCCCAGgtctccccccaccccggcccccCACTCACGACATATTTCCCGATCTCCTCGCGGTCCAGCGGCTGCGTCACCTCCAGCCACCCCGTCTCACGCTCGATGGTGAAGACGCCCACGGGGGGGCTGTCCGCCCCCTGCCCCGTGATGCTGTAGAAAACCTTGGTCTCCTTGTCCTTGTTGGATTTGATCTGGCGGCGAGGCGGGGGGCTGTTAGAGGGGGCCTGGCACTCCGCgtcccccccggggctgctcaGCCCGGCCACAGGGCACGGCGCTGGCTCAGCCCTCGTCCCCGCACCGTGGGGCTGCGTACCTGCACCAGCTTCATGGGGAAGGGCCCCCGGTGGTTCTCGAGGCAGCTGATGGGGGGGATGACCCAGTCCCTCTTCTGCCTTCGGAGGCCGGGGCCGGACTCAGGGAAAGTGAGCATGTAGGGCACCCCGTCCTGCAGGAACAGCAATTTGTCCTGGTGCCCACCAGAGCGCAAGGCGGCCAGAGGCACCCACTGCCCACCCCACGGAGGGGCTGTGGTGACCACAGGCACGGGGACAACACTTCACCTGGTAGCTGTGGCGGTGATGTTGCCGCCACCTGCGCTTTTCCACAGTCACCCAGGCCGAGTGCCTCTTGCCCGTGGCATCCAGGGCAGAGACGCTGAAGTGGATCTTCCGCCCGTGGAGCTGCAGTGGCTGTTTCGTCTGGATGATGCCATCCTCGTCCACCTCGAAGCGTGTGTCGTCTGGGACGTACACGGCCTGCGACCGCCCGCCGCAGCCTGAGAACCTCactggggacagggagagcGGGTGGGCTGGGTGGCACCGTGCCTGGCACACCCCACACACGGCACATCCCTGCCACGGGGCACATCCCCCCGCGTGGTGTGTCCCTGCAGCACAACGTCCCCATGGCACACCCCTGCACGTGGCGCATTATCGCGGCTGTGCCAGCGGGCAGAGGGTGCTGCTGCGCCGGgtgcttttcaaataaaaacaaggcCGGTGTGTCCAGCTCACCTGCGCTGGCACCCAGCCACCCCAGTAACCGCCAGGGCTGGATCCCAGGGGCTGCCAGCGCAGGATCCTGCACTGCAGGCAGGGGGGTGACAGTGCACCGGTGCTTGGGGACCCGTGGGGGTCACCGAGCCTCCTGCATGGCCAGGGACCAGGGCTACGCATCTGCAGCAGGCTTGTGACCCGCTGCAGGACAAGGGCATCAACCTGCGTGATGGGGAAGGTGCCACCCTTGGTGCACCCAGGGGTGCGGGGTAGCAGGGGCTCCTTGGGGACAGACCAGGGAGATGGCATCCTGGTGTCACCAGCCTGGCACACTGCTGGGGCCATGGTACGAGCCCTCACGCTGGCCACACTGGTCTGGCACTGGTCACGGCTGGGACTGGCATGCTGGAGACAAGGACAGCCCGAGGGGGGGGACAGCGCGCAGCACGGCAGCGATCAGCAGGCATCACATGAGCGGGGCCGCGCAGCCGGGAGCTCCCTGAACAAACGCTCCTTTGTCTGGGGGATGTTTTGTttgagccagcagcacccaggctgGGTCCCCCCACCGGCATAGCCACTTCCAGCCCCAGCATGAGGCACGACCGTGGCTCGGGCAGGAGGCACTTGGCGTGCCGGGGCGCTGCCGTGGGACGGCATCGTGCCCGGGGTGGGAAGCACGGAGCTGGGTGCTCCCAGGGCAGCCGTTACTGCCGGGCCCTTTCCACCATCCCTCAGCACATCGGCCCACGTGCAGCCCAACAATTCAGAGGTGATGGTGGGTGGAAGGCGAtagcagagctgggctgggggctgccaccGTGCCCCCGACCCAGCGGGTGCGATgccagcccggcccggcccccagGTGGGTCCCGCAGCCAGGCCGGGGCAGCCGGTGAGGCCGGCTGTGCAGGGACACGCCGGGGCAGGCCGGGCGCTCCCGCACCGGGGGCTCGCAGCAGGGAGGTGCCATGGCCCCCGCGGGCACCCGGGACCTGGCACGGAGCCGGCCGGGTGCAGCGAGCACCGcgctcagcacccagccccgcACCGGCTGCACGCAGGGAGCGCAGGGAGCGCAGGGAGCATGGGGAGCACGCCATGCTCAGCGCCCGCTCCCCATCGCTGTGCTCAACCTGTTTTTCCAGCTCAGCACTTGAAAGCCAACCCCTCCCTGCCCCGTCCTCCCCGGGGGCATGCAGCCATGGGGCCTCAGCAAggcgtggggcagggggaggcggtggggctgggggcaggttTGGGGGGCTCCTGCACTGCAGGATGCTCCACGCCTTCCTGGACCCCCACCTGCCACTACCCACGGGGCCAAAATCACCGAATTACTGACTGccggccggggcgggggggggaacacCCCGCACCCCCAGGATTGGGACCTGGGGACCACGGTGCCTGCCAGCCCCCAAGCCACCCCACATCCCGCTGTGACACAGGAAAGTGTCTCgccagggctgggcacagggTGAGTCACGGGCCCAGCCAAGTGCCACCACCCCAGGACTAGCGGGTGCCAccaccccgtgtccccacaCAGTTGCGCAAGCGCGGTGGCTGCACTGGGGCAGAAGCCAGCAGCGGAGGGGGGACAAACgtcagctctgggcagcccggGCGAAGGCGCCGTGAGCCGCACGTCCCGCCCAGGCGCACCCCCTGACGTCACTGAGTTTCGCCGTGACTTCAGAGTCTCGAGGTTTCTCCCACCCGGGGCTGATTCAGGAGCTGCGTAGTTGGGGAACATCCGCCCCCGCTGGAGACCCACATCCCCCCCCAAATGGGGACGTACGCCCGCGTCTCACAGAGCCAGGGGCTCCCTGAGGCTCCCTCCCGGGGGTTCTGCCACCCCGTGCCCTGCCCAGGGACCCCTCGCCCATGTGCAAAGCAGCACACGAGGCTGAGCACGGCCCCAGGGTCCTGGTCCCAGCCCAGGGACGCCAGGCAGGTGCTGCCATCCTTCCCTCGGGGCGTGGGAcagccgcagccccagcacccaccgGAAACCGAGGCGCTGGGCAGCTCCTACTGCCCGCATTAACGCAGAGGAAATTGCTCCTTCCTCCACCGAGCTTTTTCATCAGTGGGCCAGGGCGGAAGCACCGCCGTCGGGAGGCTCGGagccgcagcagcagccggcCCAGCCCCTGGAGCGCTCGGTGAGCAGGGCCCCACGCCGGCTCCTGCCGCCCCAGCGCCACGCGGGGCCTATCCAGACCTGTCTGAGGCAAAACACAGCGCTCGACTCATCAGCTTAATTACAGGCCAGCTCGTCAGCCTGCCGCACCGCAGCCCGGCTGAGGTCTTTGAAGCACTGTGTGGCACAGAGGGCAGCATCCTGCCTCTGCTGAGCGTCCCCCTGTGCGG
This sequence is a window from Cygnus atratus isolate AKBS03 ecotype Queensland, Australia chromosome 12, CAtr_DNAZoo_HiC_assembly, whole genome shotgun sequence. Protein-coding genes within it:
- the CDH1 gene encoding cadherin-1, whose product is MGRQRGSLAPLCFPLLLLLQVGGRRCDEAAPCQPGFAAETFTFTVPRDSVAAGGVLGRVRFSGCGGRSQAVYVPDDTRFEVDEDGIIQTKQPLQLHGRKIHFSVSALDATGKRHSAWVTVEKRRWRQHHRHSYQDGVPYMLTFPESGPGLRRQKRDWVIPPISCLENHRGPFPMKLVQIKSNKDKETKVFYSITGQGADSPPVGVFTIERETGWLEVTQPLDREEIGKYVLFSHAVSANGQPVEDPMEIIITVTDQNDNKPVFTKQVFVGYIEENAKPGTSVMTVNATDADDAVNVDNGIISYSIVSQEPPRPHHQMFTIDPQKGVISVLGTGLDRETTPNYTLIVQATDQEGKGLSTTATAVIEVTDANDNIPVFDPNMYEGTVDENEVGLEVARLHVTDQDMPGSPAWQAVYRIKSGDQDGAFSIATDPNTNDGILRTAKGLDYETRSRYDLVVTVENKVPLSVSLGLSSASVLVLVRDVNEPPVFVPPVKRVEVSEDLPVGHEVTSYTAQDPDKDQRNKITYRMGSDPAGWLAIHPENGIVTAVQPLDRESVHAINSTYKAIVLAVDNGVPDATGTGTLLLHLQDVNDNGPTPEPRIFDICSRQPEEQTLTIVDKDLPPNTYPFEAALEHGSSTNWTVKVSGQDSLVLKLHKELEPGEYSIFLRLTDSQGKAQVTQVKAQVCECEGAAKNCERRAFIASGLGVPAILGILGGILALLILLLLLLLFVRRRKVVKEPLLPPEDDMRDNVYHYDEEGGGEEDQDYDLSQLHRGLDARPEVIRNDVAPPLMAAPQYRPRPANPDEIGNFIDENLKAADTDPTAPPYDSLLVFDYEGSGSEAVSLSSLNSSDSDQDQDYDYLNEWGNRFKKLAELYGGGEDDD